The Algoriphagus sp. TR-M9 genome has a window encoding:
- a CDS encoding creatininase family protein, with protein MKPYLLKESNWKNLETHRFDLAVLPWGATEAHNYHLPYGTDVYEADAVAEQAGKKAWAKGANVTILPSIPFGVNTGQSDIYLDINLNPSTQMLILKDIITVLDRQGTKKLLIVNSHGGNDFKTMLRELGLQFPEMMLFTCNWFQSLDKTKYFEEEGDHADEMETSIIMHLHPELVLPLEQAGDGAEKKSIIQGVREKWAWAERKWSDVTDDTGIGNPKKSSPEKGRKYLEDVTDKVAQLMLDICEAKPGEIYR; from the coding sequence ATGAAGCCTTACCTGCTCAAAGAATCCAATTGGAAAAACCTTGAAACACACCGTTTTGATCTGGCTGTTTTGCCATGGGGAGCTACAGAAGCACATAACTATCACCTGCCTTATGGCACAGACGTGTATGAAGCTGATGCCGTGGCCGAGCAAGCAGGTAAAAAAGCTTGGGCCAAAGGAGCAAATGTGACCATATTACCCTCCATCCCCTTCGGTGTGAACACCGGGCAATCTGATATCTACTTGGATATCAACCTTAACCCCAGTACCCAGATGTTGATTTTAAAAGACATTATTACGGTGCTGGATCGACAGGGAACCAAAAAACTATTAATCGTCAATAGCCATGGAGGAAATGACTTTAAAACCATGCTTCGGGAATTGGGATTACAATTTCCGGAAATGATGCTTTTCACCTGCAACTGGTTCCAATCCCTGGACAAAACGAAATATTTCGAAGAGGAAGGCGACCATGCCGACGAAATGGAAACTTCCATTATTATGCACTTGCACCCTGAGCTAGTTCTTCCCTTGGAGCAGGCGGGGGACGGTGCTGAAAAGAAATCCATCATTCAAGGGGTGCGGGAGAAATGGGCTTGGGCAGAAAGAAAATGGTCTGATGTAACTGATGACACCGGGATAGGGAATCCAAAAAAATCCTCCCCAGAAAAAGGGAGGAAATATCTGGAAGATGTGACAGACAAAGTCGCTCAGCTCATGCTTGATATTTGCGAAGCCAAACCCGGAGAAATCTACCGCTGA